The DNA region CTCGGCATCAGCCCGCCCTCCGCCTCCGCCCACGCCGCCGCCCTGCGCGCCGCCGGGCTGATCACCACCCGGCGGGACGGCAAACAGGTCCGCCACGCGCTCAGCGAAGTCGGGCACGACCTGCTGCTCGACAACCCGGAGGCCGCCGCGCGGACGGGTGCGGAGCTCAAGTCGATCGGGCGGCCCGCGTGAGCCAGTACTACGAGCTCGACGGCGAGACGCTGTGGAACCCGGCCAACGGCGCCTCCCGACTCTTCCTGCGTCAGCTGGCCGATTTCGAGGCGGAGCTCCAACTGCCCTCCGGCATCGGGCCGATGGTCAATGACGAAGCCCGGATCGACCCGGTGGCCTTCGGCGCCTTCGCCCGCGCACTGCTGGTCTGGTACCAGCGGACCACCCACGGCGTCATCCGCGCGCTCTCCGCGG from Kitasatospora cathayae includes:
- a CDS encoding DUF6086 family protein, with protein sequence MSQYYELDGETLWNPANGASRLFLRQLADFEAELQLPSGIGPMVNDEARIDPVAFGAFARALLVWYQRTTHGVIRALSAGFVATTLALAERAGVAVDEELTDRQLSAITWEVSRSMAR